A part of Caldicellulosiruptor owensensis OL genomic DNA contains:
- a CDS encoding YceD family protein encodes MRLDVSKLKTNGDSEEFEFCESWEKLEFRGDILFFVEPVYFYGVATKKGNLIEVSGNVKTKLKTICYRCTDDAYVEVDVPFYEEYSNREDTTDDEVIRFEDDVIEFDDNIVATIVLYLPMKYLCREDCKGLCPVCGTNLNVSSCSCEKDDIDPRLSILKTLINQLDTDEKKEV; translated from the coding sequence ATGAGATTAGATGTATCAAAATTAAAAACAAATGGTGACTCTGAAGAGTTTGAATTTTGTGAATCTTGGGAAAAGCTCGAATTTAGAGGTGATATTTTATTTTTTGTTGAACCTGTATATTTTTATGGAGTAGCTACAAAGAAGGGAAATTTAATTGAGGTCAGTGGCAATGTCAAAACAAAACTGAAAACTATATGTTACAGATGTACAGATGATGCTTATGTTGAAGTTGACGTTCCTTTTTATGAAGAGTACTCCAATAGAGAAGATACTACAGATGATGAAGTAATTAGGTTTGAAGACGATGTCATTGAATTTGATGATAACATAGTTGCAACAATTGTTCTGTATCTGCCGATGAAGTACCTGTGCAGAGAAGACTGCAAGGGGCTTTGTCCTGTGTGTGGGACAAACCTAAATGTGAGCTCATGTTCATGTGAAAAAGATGATATTGACCCAAGACTGAGCATTTTAAAAACCCTTATCAATCAATTGGACACAGATGAGAAAAAGGAGGTGTGA
- the rpmF gene encoding 50S ribosomal protein L32 has protein sequence MAQPKRRWSKQRTHKHRANWKLEIPNLTECPQCHEMKLPHRVCPNCGYYRNRKVVNQD, from the coding sequence ATGGCACAACCAAAAAGAAGATGGTCAAAACAAAGAACACATAAACATAGAGCAAATTGGAAATTGGAAATTCCAAATCTTACAGAGTGTCCACAGTGTCATGAGATGAAACTTCCTCACAGGGTATGTCCAAATTGTGGGTATTACAGAAATAGAAAAGTTGTAAACCAAGACTAA
- a CDS encoding 5-formyltetrahydrofolate cyclo-ligase, translated as MRKVIGIRRKLVEPMRKLYLDILVYRNLKKLLSTFEFQTIFIYMSLPYEVDTKRIMEYLIKKNKKVYVPKVVNSAEMVACEYKEENKLHRNKLGILEPSSTQQIPPSQIDVCIVPIVAFDKDLNRVGFGKGYYDRFLKKAAQHCVKVGVAYHFQKVKRIKAEEHDVKLDVIVTDRLVLLQKNAYRGEYDEKDTT; from the coding sequence ATAAGAAAGGTTATAGGAATCAGGCGAAAATTAGTTGAACCAATGAGAAAGTTATATCTTGATATATTGGTATACAGAAACCTAAAAAAACTTCTTTCAACCTTTGAGTTTCAAACCATCTTCATTTACATGAGCCTTCCATATGAAGTTGATACCAAAAGAATTATGGAATATCTTATCAAAAAAAATAAAAAGGTGTATGTACCCAAAGTTGTAAATAGTGCAGAAATGGTGGCGTGTGAGTATAAAGAAGAGAATAAACTTCACAGAAATAAGCTTGGTATCTTAGAGCCGTCAAGCACACAGCAGATACCTCCATCACAAATAGATGTCTGTATTGTACCAATTGTTGCGTTTGACAAGGATTTAAACAGGGTGGGGTTTGGCAAGGGTTACTACGATAGGTTTTTGAAAAAGGCAGCTCAACATTGTGTAAAAGTTGGGGTTGCTTACCATTTTCAAAAGGTAAAAAGAATCAAAGCAGAGGAGCATGACGTGAAGCTTGATGTAATTGTGACTGACAGGCTTGTCTTGTTGCAAAAAAATGCATATAGGGGAGAATATGATGAGAAGGATACTACTTAA
- a CDS encoding HD-GYP domain-containing protein has translation MRRILLKNAKEGMVLARDIYSEDGKVLIASGQKLTNSVIKRLKEFGVYDIYIVDDNTEIYIEDVITKEIKEEAFQIVNDVFSSKYINTQEITPEIKELVSKIISSLLNQKEIILNLCDIRTVGNYTLFHSLNTTVLSILIGIKLGYDFDKLMVLGMGTLLHDVGKIKIPKNILSKRGPLQEKEYEMIKMHTIVGYDILSSEYKFEQNVAEIALFHHERLDGSGYPFGKTRDEIPQMSKIVAVADVFDALVSDREFRKRLKPHMAIEYLLNSCSTHFDSYIVSKFVTFISLFQVGTPVVLNSREKGIVVHNNPKFPSRPIVRIFYDSEGKRLAFRKDIDLALNFHYYIVDVLDDLEI, from the coding sequence ATGAGAAGGATACTACTTAAAAATGCAAAAGAGGGTATGGTGCTTGCACGGGACATATACAGTGAGGATGGAAAGGTTTTGATTGCAAGTGGTCAGAAACTTACAAATAGTGTTATAAAAAGGTTAAAAGAATTTGGAGTTTATGACATTTACATTGTAGATGACAATACCGAGATTTACATAGAGGATGTTATAACCAAAGAGATAAAAGAAGAAGCATTTCAGATTGTAAATGATGTTTTTTCATCAAAATATATAAATACTCAAGAAATTACTCCGGAAATTAAGGAGCTTGTTAGCAAAATAATTTCTTCTCTCTTAAACCAAAAAGAGATTATTTTAAACCTATGTGATATACGTACAGTTGGGAACTATACACTTTTTCATTCACTCAACACAACCGTGCTCTCAATTCTGATTGGGATAAAACTGGGATATGATTTTGATAAACTCATGGTACTTGGTATGGGCACTTTACTTCATGATGTTGGTAAGATAAAAATTCCCAAAAATATTTTGAGCAAGAGAGGACCTCTTCAGGAAAAGGAATATGAGATGATAAAGATGCACACAATTGTTGGATATGATATCTTGAGCTCTGAGTACAAATTTGAACAGAATGTTGCAGAGATTGCACTTTTCCATCACGAAAGATTAGATGGCAGTGGTTATCCGTTTGGCAAAACCAGAGATGAAATTCCGCAAATGTCTAAAATTGTGGCTGTGGCAGATGTGTTTGACGCTTTGGTTAGTGACAGAGAATTTAGAAAGCGATTAAAACCTCACATGGCAATAGAATATCTGCTAAATTCATGTTCAACACACTTTGATAGTTATATTGTTTCCAAATTTGTAACATTTATTTCTCTTTTTCAGGTAGGAACACCTGTTGTGCTCAACTCTCGAGAAAAAGGAATAGTTGTGCACAACAATCCCAAGTTTCCATCCAGACCAATTGTTAGAATTTTTTATGATAGTGAAGGTAAAAGGCTTGCATTTCGCAAGGATATAGATTTAGCTTTAAATTTCCACTATTATATTGTTGATGTATTAGATGATTTAGAGATATAA
- a CDS encoding DNA polymerase III subunit alpha, with translation MSFVHLHLHTEYSLLDGACRIDRLFERVKELNMNAVAITDHGAMYGVIDFYKAAKENGIKPIIGCEVYLAPRTRFDKEANIDSDIHHLVLLAMDNDGYRNLSRIVSIGFVEGFYYKPRVDREVLSKYSKGLVALTSCLAGEIPKFILREQKEKLYDAISFYKEVFGENFYFELQNHYIDEQRFVNNELIRLSKKYQVPLVATNDVHYLKREDRNLHDILLCIQTGKTISDSNRMEFPTDEFYLKSPEEMHQLFGYIPEALKNTLEIAEKCNVEFEFGKINLPKFQLPEGKNDPFEYLKELAFEGFKKRYSKDDKAAYDRLMMELQVIKDMGFVEYFLIVQDFINYAKQNNIMVGPGRGSAAGSIVAYCLGITNVDPIKYDLLFERFLNPERVSMPDIDIDFCYQRRQEVIDYVTRKYGEDRVSQIITFGTMAARASIRDVGRVLGIPYSQVDEIAKMIPFSPGMTIDKALEINHELKKIYEQNDTVRKIIDTARNLEGMPRHASVHAAGVVISNCPITDLVPLARTDDAIVTQFPMTTLEELGLLKMDFLGLRTLTVIQNTLELVKKNRGIEIDLDRIDYNDKNVYEFISEGNTNGVFQLESSGMKQFMKELKPENLEDIIAGISLFRPGPMDQIPVYIQNKNNREKIEYLHPSLEPILNVTYGCIVYQEQVMQIFRTLAGYSLGRADLVRRAMAKKKADILMEERDRFIEGAVANGVNRETAEKIFAIIEDFASYAFNKSHAAAYAILAYQTAYLKKYYTIEFMTSLITSVMNSNEKVGMYIEECRRFGISILPPDINKSSYDFTIEGNSIRFGLRAIKSLGENVIAHILSEREEKGTFKDLYDFIMRVDTNTVNKRIIENLIRSGAFDFTGINRNSLLASVEDILVLKQAKKKNANQFSFFEISGNENESFEYKSLPQPTAQELMKMEKDSIGIYISSHPLERYTEEISRYNVTPLSEISTMSEEDEYKFEQILVCGILKEVKVKLTKNNQTMAFGKLEDLTDSVEVLFFPSVYEKYSHLIREDIIVLIEAKATFREDEGVKVIAQKVDRLGSNISGETQTNKEKAIAIRVSDDKILKSKKFLAFVKFFAGKSKIILYYNQKRLISKSNLCIEINPTVIEQLKEWFGEENVWIEDIDS, from the coding sequence ATGAGTTTTGTTCATCTTCACCTTCATACCGAGTATAGTTTATTGGACGGGGCTTGTAGGATTGATAGGCTTTTTGAAAGAGTAAAAGAGCTAAATATGAATGCTGTGGCAATAACTGACCATGGAGCAATGTATGGTGTTATAGATTTTTATAAAGCTGCCAAGGAAAATGGTATCAAACCTATCATTGGATGTGAGGTATATTTAGCTCCACGGACTCGCTTTGATAAAGAAGCAAATATCGATAGTGATATCCACCATCTTGTCCTTCTTGCTATGGATAATGATGGCTATAGAAATCTTTCCAGGATAGTTTCAATTGGATTTGTTGAAGGATTTTACTATAAACCGAGGGTTGACAGAGAAGTTTTGAGTAAGTATTCAAAAGGGCTTGTGGCACTTACAAGTTGTCTTGCGGGGGAGATTCCCAAGTTTATTTTGAGAGAGCAAAAGGAAAAATTGTATGATGCAATTAGTTTTTATAAAGAGGTGTTTGGAGAGAACTTTTACTTTGAACTTCAAAATCATTACATTGATGAGCAAAGGTTTGTAAATAATGAACTTATAAGGTTGTCCAAAAAGTATCAAGTTCCGCTTGTTGCAACAAATGATGTTCACTATTTGAAAAGAGAAGATAGAAACCTTCATGACATATTGCTTTGTATTCAAACAGGAAAGACTATAAGCGATTCTAACAGAATGGAATTTCCAACCGATGAATTCTACCTCAAATCGCCTGAAGAGATGCACCAACTTTTTGGTTACATTCCAGAAGCACTGAAAAATACATTAGAAATTGCTGAAAAATGCAACGTTGAGTTTGAGTTTGGTAAGATTAACCTTCCGAAATTTCAACTGCCAGAAGGTAAAAACGATCCTTTTGAATACCTTAAAGAGTTGGCTTTTGAAGGATTTAAGAAAAGATATTCAAAAGATGACAAAGCTGCATATGACAGGCTTATGATGGAGCTTCAAGTGATAAAGGATATGGGATTTGTTGAATATTTTTTGATAGTTCAGGACTTTATAAACTATGCTAAACAAAACAACATAATGGTAGGTCCTGGAAGAGGTTCTGCAGCTGGGAGTATTGTTGCATACTGTCTGGGTATTACAAATGTTGACCCAATAAAGTATGACCTTCTTTTTGAAAGATTTTTAAATCCAGAAAGAGTCTCCATGCCTGACATAGATATTGACTTTTGTTATCAAAGAAGACAAGAAGTGATTGACTATGTCACTCGCAAATATGGAGAGGATAGAGTAAGTCAGATAATAACCTTTGGGACAATGGCTGCAAGAGCTTCAATCAGAGATGTTGGAAGGGTTCTGGGAATTCCATATTCTCAGGTGGACGAAATTGCGAAGATGATTCCGTTTTCTCCTGGGATGACCATTGACAAGGCACTTGAGATAAACCATGAACTTAAAAAGATTTACGAACAAAATGATACGGTAAGAAAAATAATTGATACGGCAAGGAATCTTGAAGGTATGCCAAGACATGCATCTGTTCATGCTGCCGGTGTTGTAATTTCAAACTGTCCAATTACAGATTTGGTGCCGTTGGCAAGGACTGATGATGCTATTGTCACTCAATTTCCAATGACAACTTTAGAAGAACTTGGGCTTTTGAAAATGGATTTTCTTGGTTTGAGAACACTCACTGTCATTCAAAATACGTTGGAGCTTGTGAAAAAAAATAGAGGTATTGAGATTGATTTAGACAGGATAGACTATAATGACAAAAATGTTTATGAATTTATATCAGAAGGAAACACGAATGGTGTGTTCCAGCTTGAAAGCAGTGGCATGAAACAGTTTATGAAAGAACTCAAGCCTGAAAACTTGGAGGATATTATTGCAGGAATATCCCTATTCAGACCTGGACCAATGGACCAGATTCCAGTTTATATCCAGAACAAAAATAACAGAGAAAAAATTGAATACCTTCATCCCAGCCTGGAACCAATTCTAAATGTTACCTATGGATGTATTGTGTATCAAGAACAAGTTATGCAAATTTTCAGAACACTTGCCGGATATTCACTTGGAAGAGCTGACCTTGTTAGAAGAGCGATGGCTAAGAAAAAAGCTGACATTTTGATGGAAGAAAGAGATAGGTTTATTGAGGGAGCAGTTGCAAATGGGGTGAATAGAGAAACAGCAGAAAAGATTTTTGCTATAATAGAAGATTTTGCAAGTTATGCATTTAACAAGTCACATGCTGCGGCATATGCTATATTAGCATATCAAACTGCGTATTTAAAAAAATATTATACCATAGAGTTTATGACAAGTTTAATTACAAGTGTTATGAATTCGAATGAGAAGGTTGGGATGTATATTGAAGAGTGCAGGAGGTTTGGAATATCTATTTTGCCGCCTGATATAAACAAAAGTAGTTATGACTTTACAATTGAAGGAAATAGCATAAGATTTGGACTAAGAGCTATAAAAAGTTTGGGTGAGAATGTCATTGCTCACATCTTAAGCGAAAGAGAGGAAAAAGGTACCTTTAAGGATTTGTATGATTTTATAATGAGAGTTGACACCAATACTGTGAACAAAAGAATTATTGAAAATTTGATACGCTCGGGTGCATTTGACTTTACAGGGATTAACAGAAATTCGCTTTTAGCTTCAGTAGAAGACATTCTTGTATTAAAACAAGCTAAAAAGAAGAATGCAAATCAGTTTAGTTTTTTTGAAATATCCGGCAACGAAAATGAAAGTTTTGAGTACAAAAGCTTACCACAACCAACTGCTCAAGAACTCATGAAAATGGAAAAGGATAGTATTGGAATATATATAAGCAGTCATCCACTTGAAAGGTACACAGAGGAAATTTCAAGATACAATGTAACTCCTCTTTCTGAGATATCTACTATGTCCGAAGAAGATGAATATAAATTTGAACAGATACTTGTGTGCGGGATATTAAAAGAAGTAAAAGTAAAGCTTACAAAGAATAATCAAACAATGGCATTTGGGAAGTTAGAAGATTTAACAGATTCGGTTGAGGTATTGTTTTTTCCAAGCGTTTATGAAAAGTATTCTCATTTGATAAGAGAAGATATAATTGTATTAATTGAGGCAAAGGCAACTTTTAGAGAGGATGAAGGGGTAAAAGTTATTGCTCAAAAAGTAGATAGACTTGGCAGTAATATTTCTGGAGAGACTCAAACCAATAAAGAAAAGGCTATAGCTATAAGGGTGAGTGACGATAAAATATTAAAGTCAAAGAAATTTTTAGCATTTGTAAAGTTCTTTGCAGGGAAGTCTAAAATAATTCTTTATTACAACCAAAAAAGGCTGATTTCCAAGTCAAATTTGTGTATAGAAATAAATCCTACAGTGATTGAACAGCTCAAAGAGTGGTTTGGCGAGGAAAATGTTTGGATAGAAGATATAGATTCTTGA
- the mtrB gene encoding trp RNA-binding attenuation protein MtrB produces the protein MENENVYEYKNGDYIVVKALENGVNVIGLTRGKDTKLHHTEKLDSGEVLLAQFTEVTSAIKVRGRAEIYTKFGLIVSESQNK, from the coding sequence ATGGAAAATGAAAATGTATACGAATACAAAAATGGTGACTATATAGTAGTCAAGGCACTTGAAAATGGAGTAAATGTCATAGGGCTTACAAGAGGAAAGGACACAAAACTTCATCACACAGAAAAACTTGACAGTGGTGAAGTTTTACTTGCTCAATTTACTGAAGTTACGTCGGCAATTAAGGTAAGAGGTAGAGCAGAGATCTATACAAAGTTTGGACTTATTGTTTCAGAGTCCCAGAATAAATGA
- the pfkA gene encoding 6-phosphofructokinase has product MPEVRTIGVLTSGGDAPGMNAAIRAVVRTGIYYGFRVMGIRRGYNGLIEGDIFEMNLRSVSDIIQRGGTILLTARSPEFMTENGLKKAASMCKIFKIDALVVIGGDGSFRGARDLSKYGINVVGIPGTIDNDIACTDYTIGFDTALNTVQDAINKIRDTATSHERVSILEVMGRHAGYIALYSGIAGGAESIVIPEKGLDKEEIIRRIIDGKNKGKLHNLIILAEGIGGATELAKEIEEATGIETRATILGYIQRGGSPTAYDRVVASLMGAKAVEVIKEGKQNRIIAMKDGKIVDYDIDEALSMQKSIDEYMYNLATILSL; this is encoded by the coding sequence ATGCCAGAAGTGAGAACTATTGGTGTTTTGACAAGTGGTGGAGACGCACCAGGAATGAACGCTGCTATACGTGCTGTTGTGAGAACTGGTATATACTATGGGTTTAGAGTGATGGGTATAAGACGCGGGTATAACGGTCTTATTGAAGGTGACATTTTTGAGATGAACCTGAGGTCTGTTTCAGATATAATCCAACGTGGTGGAACAATACTTTTGACTGCAAGGTCTCCTGAGTTTATGACAGAAAATGGGCTTAAAAAAGCTGCTTCAATGTGCAAGATATTCAAGATTGATGCTCTTGTCGTAATTGGTGGAGACGGGTCTTTCAGAGGAGCAAGAGATTTGAGTAAATATGGTATTAATGTTGTTGGGATTCCTGGAACCATTGATAATGATATTGCATGTACAGATTACACAATAGGTTTTGATACAGCATTGAATACTGTACAGGATGCAATTAACAAGATAAGGGACACAGCAACTTCCCATGAAAGGGTTAGTATTCTTGAAGTAATGGGGCGTCATGCTGGATATATAGCTCTTTACAGTGGTATTGCAGGAGGAGCAGAGTCAATAGTAATTCCTGAAAAAGGTCTTGATAAGGAGGAGATAATCAGAAGAATAATTGATGGCAAAAACAAAGGAAAGTTACACAACTTGATTATATTAGCTGAGGGAATTGGTGGAGCAACAGAGCTTGCAAAGGAGATTGAAGAAGCAACGGGAATAGAGACAAGAGCGACCATCCTTGGGTATATCCAGAGAGGTGGTTCACCAACTGCGTATGACAGAGTTGTTGCAAGTTTGATGGGAGCAAAAGCTGTTGAGGTTATCAAAGAAGGGAAGCAGAACAGGATAATTGCAATGAAGGATGGTAAGATTGTTGATTATGATATTGACGAAGCACTTTCTATGCAAAAGTCAATTGATGAGTACATGTACAACTTAGCTACTATTCTTTCTTTATAA